A DNA window from Ipomoea triloba cultivar NCNSP0323 chromosome 10, ASM357664v1 contains the following coding sequences:
- the LOC116031494 gene encoding uncharacterized protein LOC116031494, which produces MKTESEISEGMKSNSFESTLKGASATLLWYAAGWFLFIVGFFLGAIPWYIGAFLLLCVRMEYREKPGLIACTLASILEHIEVKRLGYHFERVSKRVSFIPCITSSCQPKQNPTSNSSRTKLKQAVSGSMKASNAICSRRLVVANRMTINGTIRRILVFVEILCFRCKDL; this is translated from the exons ATGAAGACGGAGAGCGAAATCTCAGAGGGAATGAAATCTAATAGTTTTGAATCG ACCCTTAAGGGAGCATCGGCTACCCTGCTGTGGTATGCGGCTGGATGGTTCTT GTTCATtgttggtttctttcttggtgCCATCCCCTGGTATATCGGAGCTTTTCTGCTTTTGTGTGTCCGAATGGAGTACCGAGAGAAGCCTGGACTTATTGCGTGCACATTAGCT TCGATACTCGAGCACATTGAAGTGAAACGGTTAGGATATCACTTCGAACGGGTCAGTAAACGAGTAAGCTTCATACCTTGTATAACAAGTAGTTGCCAACCCAAACAAAATCCGACCTCCAATTCGTCTAGGACAAAGCTCAAGCAAGCGGTCTCCGGCAGCATGAAGGCAAGCAATGCAATCTGTAGCCGTCGATTGGTAGTGGCAAACCGCATGACCATAAACGGCACCATCAGGAGAATTCTCGTATTTGTTGAAATTCTGTGTTTCCGGTGTAAAGATTTGTAG
- the LOC116031804 gene encoding uncharacterized protein At4g18257-like, translated as MAEGGGEGKKRVVVESLGWLTESTIMPKKHRAIDGVGASSILELKAQLYKSQEESKRLSKETVTAADQQYSHLQVHRAKSKISAHDPFAAKNSGVDARAAKDKLELKAIKDGATSYAALERKAELYDKLVRGELSDEEDQEKYCVDFLRKGLEQEEPKQPQQHETSCSEPPEEDGEDDGSRPTNTRAPGLGRVSATMDRSEHKRFVMEVHEEANQARQKASELKVRRQEQVAARREKLKQAYLKKQCEKLIAQAKASQ; from the exons ATGGCGGAAGGCGGAGGAGAGGGAAAGAAGAGGGTGGTGGTGGAGTCGTTGGGATGGCTGACGGAATCCACCATCATGCCGAAGAAGCACCGCGCCATCGACGGCGTTGGGGCGTCCTCCATCCTCGAGCTCAAGGCTCAGCTCTACAAGTCCCAGGAGGAGTCCAAACGCCTCTCCAAGGAAACGGTCACCGCCGCCGATCAACAATACTCCCACCTTCAAGTCCACCGCGCCAAGAGTAAAATTTCCGCCCACGACCCCTTCGCTGCAAAGAACTCCGGCGTCGATGCTCGAGCCGCCAA GGACAAGCTTGAGCTGAAAGCCATCAAGGATGGGGCTACGAGCTATGCTGCCTTGGAGAGAAAGGCGGAGTTATATGATAAGCTAGTGAGAGGAGAGCTTTCTGATGAAGAAGATCAAGAGAAGTATTGTGTTGATTTCCTTCGCAAAGGCCTAGAGCAAGAAGAGCCAAAACAGCCTCAACAACATGAGACTTCGTGCTCAGAACCACCAGAGGAAGATGGAGAGGACGATGGCTCTAGACCAACTAACACAAGAGCTCCAGGACTTGGGCGTGTGTCGGCCACAATGGACAGAAGTGAGCATAAGCGTTTTGTAAT ggaagttcatgaagaagcgAATCAAGCCAGGCAAAAAGCATCTGAACTAAAAGTACGTAGGCAAGAACAAGTTGCTGCTCGTAGAGAGAAACTGAAGCAGGCATATCTGAAAAAGCAGTGCGAAAAATTGATCGCTCAAGCCAAAGCATCACAGTGA
- the LOC116032806 gene encoding 3-oxoacyl-[acyl-carrier-protein] synthase I, chloroplastic-like: MQALNSTALRPSPLDPLRKTTSHFPVGVAVKPLPRRLRVVSASAAAPKREKDPKKRVVITGMGLVSVFGNDVDAYYDKLLAGESGISAIDRFDASKFPTRFGGQIRGFKSEGYIDGKNDRRLDDCLRYCIVAGKKALENADLGADGIGKIDKERAGILVGTGMGGLTVFSDGVQALIEKGYRKITPFFIPYAITNMGSALLAIDLGFMGPNYSISTACATSNYCFYAAANHIRRGEADLMLAGGTEAAIIPIGLGGFVACRALSQRNDDPQTASRPWDKDRDGFVMGEGAGVLVMESLEHAMKRGAPIIAEYLGGAVTCDAYHMTDPRADGLGVSSCIHSALEDAGVSPEEVNYINAHATSTLVGDLAEVNAIKKVFKNTSEIKMNATKSMIGHCLGAAGGLEAIASVKAITTGWLHPTINQFNPEPSVEFDTVPNKKQQHEVNVAISNSFGFGGHNSVVAFSAFKP, from the exons ATGCAAGCGCTCAACTCCACCGCCCTCCGCCCCTCGCCGCTCGACCCGCTCCGGAAGACGACGTCGCACTTCCCCGTTGGAGTCGCCGTCAAGCCGCTCCCCAGGCGTCTGCGCGTGGTTtccgcctccgccgccgcccCCAAGCGGGAGAAGGACCCGAAGAAGCGCGTGGTCATCACCGGGATGGGGCTCGTATCCGTCTTCGGCAATGACGTGGACGCCTACTACGACAAGCTCCTAGCTGGGGAGAGCGGCATCTCCGCCATCGATCGGTTCGACGCCTCCAAATTCCCCACCCGATTCGGCGGCCAGATTCGGGGGTTTAAGTCCGAGGGCTATATTGACGGTAAGAACGACAGGCGCCTCGACGATTGCCTTAGGTACTGCATTGTTGCCGGGAAGAAAGCTCTGGAAAATGCTGATCTCGGAGCTGATGGAATCGGGAAG ATTGATAAGGAGCGAGCTGGGATTCTTGTTGGAACTGGAATGGGTGGTCTTACAGTTTTCTCTGATGGTGTTCAAGCCTTAATTGAAAAGGGTTACAGGAAAATAACTCCTTTTTTCATACCTTATGCCATAACCAACATGGGTTCTGCTTTGCTTGCTATTGACCTTGGTTTTATGGGACCAAACTACTCGATTTCAACTGCTTGTGCTACCTCCAACTACTGCTTCTATGCAGCTGCCAATCATATTCGTCGAGGTGAGGCTGATTTGATGTTAGCAGGTGGAACAGAGGCTGCCATAATACCCATTGGACTAGGAGGTTTTGTGGCTTGCCGAGCTTTGTCTCAAAGAAATGATGATCCACAGACAGCTTCTAGACCATGGGATAAAGACCGTGATGGTTTCGTCATGGGTGAAGGAGCTGGAGTATTG GTGATGGAAAGCTTGGAACATGCAATGAAGCGTGGTGCACCAATAATTGCCGAGTATCTGGGAGGTGCAGTAACTTGCGATGCTTATCACATGACTGATCCTAGAGCTGATGGACTTGGTGTTTCTTCATGTATCCATAGTGCTCTTGAAGATGCTGGTGTATCACCTGAAGAG GTGAACTACATAAATGCTCATGCAACTTCGACTCTAGTTGGAGATTTAGCCGAGGTCAATGCTATTAAGAAGGTATTCAAGAACACTTCAGAGATCAAAATGAATGCTACCAAG TCCATGATCGGACACTGCCTGGGTGCTGCTGGTGGCCTGGAAGCTATTGCATCAGTGAAAGCCATTACAACTGGGTGGCTACATCCTACAATTAACCaattt AACCCCGAGCCCTCAGTGGAGTTTGACACAGTCCCAAACAAGAAACAGCAGCATGAAGTCAATGTTG CCATTTCAAATTCATTCGGCTTTGGTGGACACAACTCCGTCGTAGCCTTCTCTGCATTCAAGCCTTGA
- the LOC116033352 gene encoding uncharacterized protein LOC116033352 → MVPRKINQNNTPGWLTRSTQHPHIAKNPSSSNCEPDLRSNPKSQKKKLPLQSRTFLSVQRPTATHHPPFPPLRSTTVTSHCLPLAFSRRHPPFPASSRVQPPAPAISGLVSRSAAGARHFRPRLAFSRHRLSSIADAKPHLHRCRFAWVRRPVKSNVDLCNDIREFLSMAGLPQDHVSTTKELTQHGRIEEHTTNPFQLQFFF, encoded by the exons ATGGTGCCACGGAAAATCAACCAAAATAATACCCCAGGGTGGCTTACCCGATCTACGCAGCACCCCCACATCGCAAAAAACCCTTCCTCCTCCAATTGCGAACCAGATCTGCGCAGCAACCCCaaatcgcaaaaaaaaaaacttcctcTCCAATCGCGAACCTTCCTCTCCGTTCAGCGGCCGACCGCCACCCACCACCCGCCATTCCCTCCTCTCCGTTCGACTACCGTCACCAGCCATTGCCTCCCTCTCGCGTTCAGCCGCCGGCACCCGCCATTTCCGGCCTCGTCTCGCGTTCAGCCGCCGGCGCCCGCCATTTCCGGCCTCGTCTCGCGTTCAGCCGCTGGCGCCCGCCATTTCCGGCCTCGTCTCGCGTTCAGCCGTCACCGCCTCTCCTCGATTGCCGACGCCAAACCCCACCTCCACCGCTGCCGATTTGCCTG GGTTAGAAGGCCAGTGAAGAGCAATGTTGATCTCTGCAATGATATCAGGGAGTTTTTATCTATGGCTGGACTTCCTCAGGATCACGTGTCTACCACAAAGGAGCTAACACAACATGGAAG GATTGAAGAGCATACGACTAATCCATTTCAGCTTCAGTTTTTCTTCTAA
- the LOC116032072 gene encoding cation/H(+) antiporter 15-like — translation MAAPATVSPPPPPAKPEVDLDRLGQTAMCFSETIYRANGVWEGPDPLTPIIPLFLVQIMMAIFFSRMLNLAMKPFNQPPIVAEILSGLLLGPSGIGGIKAFRIVFFPNYNFEIIETMAHLALVLYAFMTGLQTDLKPLLRVGSKAKTVALSGIIVPFLIGTSLYYALPHDDGRVSGFIFSGGALTVTGFSTLARILDRQRLLQSEAGKIALSSAAIYDFSSWVFLALGLAASGSAMHWAVLCSALYILFSVYYLRRFLAWVIRKTPEGQGYSEFYICSMVIAMMFCGVITDAMGTHPMMGAFLFGLIMPSQVVEAAILDKLEDFVMGVFMPVFFVVCGLRTNIGIIATDTNIFLVILAIILAFSAKIIGALSATCFSGLSAREGIAVGILTNTKSTMAMILLEVGQVQQVLTTQTYSIMVVAVLLMTITVTPLTNRYRPSQNISPYKRRTIEKGKPTEELRVLGCIYGTNDLSPIIQLLESSKSTMESPICVFGLQLVELVGRAPPMLVVHSSARRGPSRNLSHEGVQTSQIISAFDNYELRSHGVTTQVLTARSSFSTMAEDICSVARDKRAAFIILPFHKQPTVEGDMEEINPAIQSVNEAVLVNAPCSVGIIIDRGRSYSNESARNIVLLYFGGPDDREALSLAWRMVDESGAGGVNLTVIRFIPGEAVSDIDPMGFANYNRSFVSISIDPDKDREMDQELLNEFKTSTLNNNSVTYVEVVLNNEEETANSIKAMETRNYDLYMVGRGRGVVSPLTAGLADWCECPELGAIGDLLVTSEFESAFSVLVVQQYVKSSRAGGEESEESSERMSEMMDNKVEEIPLRASVSESESVFQSFPSFNGNKERV, via the exons ATGGCGGCCCCGGCGACGGTCTCCCCACCACCACCTCCGGCCAAACCGGAGGTGGATTTGGATAGATTGGGGCAAACGGCTATGTGTTTTTCTGAGACAATATACCGGGCAAATGGTGTCTGGGAAGGGCCTGATCCTTTGACACCCATCATTCCCCTATTCCTTGTTCAGATCATGATGGCTATATTTTTCTCCCGCATGCTAAACCTGGCCATGAAGCCATTCAACCAGCCTCCCATCGTCGCTGAAATCCTT AGTGGGTTACTTTTGGGGCCATCTGGAATAGGAGGAATCAAGGCGTTTCGAATCGTGTTCTTCCCAAACTACAACTTCGAGATAATCGAGACAATGGCGCACTTAGCCCTCGTCCTCTACGCCTTCATGACGGGGCTCCAAACGGACCTAAAACCACTCCTGCGCGTCGGCTCCAAGGCCAAAACCGTCGCGCTCTCCGGCATCATCGTCCCCTTCCTCATCGGCACATCCTTGTACTACGCCCTGCCGCACGACGACGGGAGGGTGTCCGGCTTCATATTCTCCGGCGGCGCGCTCACCGTCACGGGGTTCTCCACTCTCGCCAGAATCCTGGACAGGCAGAGACTCCTCCAGAGCGAGGCGGGCAAGATCGCGCTGTCCTCAGCCGCAATCTACGACTTCTCGTCCTGGGTTTTTCTCGCGCTGGGATTGGCGGCCTCCGGGAGCGCGATGCACTGGGCGGTGTTATGCAGTGCACTCTACATTTTGTTCTCCGTGTATTATCTCCGCCGGTTTCTGGCGTGGGTCATTCGGAAGACGCCGGAAGGGCAGGGGTATAGCGAGTTCTACATATGTTCCATGGTGATCGCGATGATGTTCTGTGGGGTTATTACGGACGCGATGGGGACACACCCGATGATGGGCGCGTTTCTCTTCGGGCTTATAATGCCGTCGCAGGTTGTCGAGGCGGCGATTCTGGATAAGCTTGAGGATTTCGTGATGGGCGTTTTCATGCCGGTTTTCTTCGTGGTTTGTGGGCTTAGAACAAATATTGGTATTATCGCCACCGACACCAATATCTTTCTCGTTATCTTAGCCATAATCCTTGCGTTCTCAGCCAAGATTATCGGCGCTCTTTCCGCGACTTGCTTCTCCGGGTTGTCAGCTAGAGAGGGAATCGCGGTGGGAATATTAACCAACACTAAAAGCACCATGGCTATGATTCTTCTTGAAGTGGGTCAAGTCCAGCAGGTTTTGACCACTCAAACGTACTCTATAATGGTGGTGGCGGTTTTGTTAATGACGATAACGGTCACGCCGTTAACCAACAGGTACCGGCCGTCTCAGAACATATCGCCGTATAAACGGAGGACTATAGAGAAGGGGAAACCGACCGAGGAGCTACGAGTCTTAGGATGTATTTACGGGACCAACGATCTTTCCCCCATTATCCAGCTCCTGGAATCCTCAAAATCCACGATGGAGTCCCCGATCTGCGTGTTCGGGCTGCAGCTGGTCGAGCTGGTCGGCCGGGCTCCGCCGATGCTGGTGGTGCACAGCTCGGCTCGGCGCGGGCCGTCCCGAAACCTCAGCCACGAAGGCGTCCAGACCAGCCAAATCATCAGCGCGTTCGACAACTACGAGCTTCGGTCCCACGGAGTCACCACTCAAGTCCTGACGGCTCGGTCCTCGTTCTCAACGATGGCCGAGGACATATGTAGCGTCGCCCGGGATAAACGCGCGGCTTTCATCATCCTCCCGTTCCACAAGCAGCCCACCGTGGAGGGCGACATGGAAGAGATCAACCCGGCTATCCAGAGCGTCAACGAAGCGGTTCTGGTCAACGCTCCTTGCTCGGTCGGAATCATCATCGACCGTGGCCGCTCTTACTCGAACGAATCCGCTCGGAATATCGTCCTGCTTTATTTCGGCGGCCCGGACGACCGAGAAGCCTTGTCGTTAGCGTGGAGAATGGTTGATGAATCCGGCGCCGGCGGCGTGAATTTGACCGTGATAAGATTCATTCCGGGTGAAGCTGTGTCCGACATTGATCCTATGGGATTCGCAAATTATAACAGAAGCTTCGTGAGTATAAGCATCGACCCTGACAAAGACAGAGAGATGGATCAAGAGCTACTCAACGAATTCAAAACCTCAACTTTAAACAACAACTCCGTGACTTACGTGGAAGTGGTTCTGAACAATGAAGAAGAGACTGCGAATTCTATTAAGGCGATGGAGACTCGGAACTATGATCTGTACATGGTGGGGAGGGGCCGGGGAGTGGTGTCGCCGCTGACGGCCGGTTTAGCGGACTGGTGTGAGTGTCCGGAGCTGGGGGCGATAGGAGATCTTCTTGTGACCTCGGAGTTTGAGTCGGCGTTTTCGGTGCTGGTGGTACAACAGTACGTGAAATCTTCGAGGGCCGGCGGGGAAGAGTCGGAGGAATCTTCCGAGAGGATGAGTGAAATGATGGATAATAAGGTGGAGGAGATCCCGCTGCGGGCGTCGGTATCGGAGAGTGAATCGGTCTTCCAGTCGTTTCCGAGCTTTAACGGGAATAAGGAGCGCGTATAA